The Pelagibius sp. CAU 1746 genomic sequence GCCGCTGCTCTTCGCCGCGCTGGGCGAACTGGTGGTGGAGAAATCCGGCGTGCTGAACCTGGGCGTCGAGGGCATGATGATCGTCGGCGCCGTGGCCGCCTTCGCCGTTGCCTCGGGCAGCGGCTCCGGCAGCCTGGGCGTCCTCGCCGGGGCGGCGGCGGGCGCGGCGCTGGCCTTCGTCTTCGGCGTGCTGACGCTGACCCTGGCGGCCAACCAGGTGGCCACCGGCCTGGCGCTCACCATCTTCGGCCTCGGCCTCTCTTCCTTGATCGGCGCCGGCTATGTCGGCATTCCGGTGCCGCCGCTGGCCAAGCTGGCGATCCCCGGGATCAGCGACCTGCCGCTGGCGGGCCCGCTGCTCTTCGGCCACGACGCCTTGGTCTATCTCTCCCTGGCGGCGGTCGCCGCCGTCGCCTGGTTTCTCAAGAAGTCGCGGGCGGGGATGATCCTGCGCGCGGTCGGCGAATCCGACATCTCCGCTCATTCCATCGGCTACGACGTCATCGGCGTGCGCTACCGCGCCGTGCTGTTCGGCGGCGCCATGGCGGGCCTGGGCGGGGCCTTTCTCTCGCTCTCCTACACGCCGCTCTGGGCCGAGGGCATGACCGCCGGGCGCGGCTGGATCGCGCTGGCCCTGGTGGTCTTCGCCTCCTGGCGGCCCTGGCGTCTCTTGGCCGGGGCCTACCTCTTCGGCGGCGTCACCATCGCCCAGCTCTACACCCAGAGCGCCGGCGGCCTGGGCATTCCGTCCCAGGTCATGTCCATGCTGCCCTATCTGGCGACCATCCTGGTGCTGACCGTCATCGCCGCCGGGCCCTGGAAGGGGCGGCTCAACGCCCCGGCTTGCCTTGGCAAGCCGTTTAGGCCATCTACTTGACCCAAGGCATCCGCAACCAACAGTCAGTCAAACGAACGTAAGGAGGCATTCATGTTCAAGGACCTGTCGCGCCGCCATTTCCTGGCGGGCAGCACCGCCGCGGCGGGCGCGCTCGCCCTCGGCGGCCGCACCGCCCTGGGCGCCGACCCCCTGAAGGTCGGCTTCGTCTACGTCGGCCCGGTGGGCGACTTCGGCTGGACCCACGGCCACGACCTGGGCCGCAAGGCGGTCGAGAAGGAGTTCGGCGACAAGGTGAAGACCACCTTCGTGGAGAACGTGGCCGAGGGCCCGGACGCCGAGCGCGTCATCCGCCAGCTCGCCACCTCGGGCAACAAGCTGATCTTCACCACTTCCTTCGGCTTCATGAACCAGACCGAGAAGGTCGCCAAGCAGTTCCCCGACGTGAAGTTCGAGCATGCGACGGGCTTCAAGACCGCGCCCAACATGTCGGCCTATAACGCCCGCTTCTACGAAGGGCGCGCGGTGATCGGCACCATCGCCGGCCATGTGACCAAGACCGGCAAGTTCGGCTACATCGCCTCCTTCCCGATCCCGGAAGTGGTGATGGGCATCAACGCCTTCATCCTGGCCGCCCGCAAGGTGCGCCCCGACGCCGAGATCAAGGTGGTCTGGGTGAATTCCTGGTACGACCCGGGCAAGGAAGCCGACGCCACCAAGGCGCTGATCGACCAGGGCTGCGACGTCATCACCCAGCACACCGACAGCCCGGCGCCGGTGCAGACCGCCGCCAGCCGCGGCGCGTGGTGCTTCGGCCAGGCCTCCGACATGACGACCTTCGCGCCCGACCATCACGCCACGGCGATTCTCGATGTCTGGGCGCCTTACTACATCGAGCGCGTGAAGGCGGTGATGGACGGCACCTGGGCGACCTCCAACGTCTGGTACGGCTTCAAGGAGGGCATGGTCGAGATGGCGCCCTACAACAAGAAGCTCCCCGCCGAGGCGGTCGCGGCTGCGGAGGCCGTGCGCAAGGACATCGTCGCCGGCAAGCTGCACCCCTTCGAGGGCCCCATCAACGACCAGTCCGGCGCGGAGAAGATCCCCGCCGGCCAGACCATCCCCGACGGCGACCTGCTGGGCATGGACTGGTACGTGGAAGGGGTTTCGGCGTAGCGCCGACGCGCGACGCAGCGACCTGAAACGCGAAACGGCGGGGCCGAAAGGCTCCGCCGTTTTTCTTTTCGGGGCGCGGGGGACTCGCAATGCCGCGACTTTCGCGGCGCATTCGGCCTGGATCGCCGTCGTTATGCGGGACGCTCTGCCCGTGCCTCGGTCTTCTCACACGCCCTTGCGTTTCATCGAGATTTGCGGCGCCAGGGGGGGCGTCTGTCCGGGCAGGGGCACCGTTCCCCGCAGTCCCGGCGCCGCCGGGATTCTCGGCGCCGCGCCGCCGGGCAGGGCGCCGGGGTCGAGCTCGCCGCGGATCGAGGTGAGCAGGGTCTTGTGGTCGGGCAGGACGCGCGCCGCCTGATTGAAGCCCCCGCGCACCTGCTTCACGTAGTCGCGCCAGAGCTTGCGGTTCAGGGTCCTGGCGCTTTCCGGCGGCGGAGCATAGCCGGTCTCGTAGACCCGCTTGCCGAGCAGCACGGCGTGGTAGGTGCGGTGGCCGAAGAGCCGTGTCGACTCCAGGTCGTTGCGCGTCGGCAGGGTGTGTTTCCAGAGCTCCAGGTTGGCGGCCAGGCTGTCCGGCGTCTCCAGCGCCTCGCGGGCGTCGATCCAGTATTGGCTGTCGCTGCGGTTGTTGAGGACGTAGTGCAGGCTGATGAAGTCGCGTACCTCGTCGTAGAGCTGATTGGAAATCCTGTTGTAGCGGTCGCGCAGCGTCGCGGCGAAGTCCAGGTCCGGGAAGTAGGCCAGCAGCCAGCGCACGGACAACTCGATCATGAAGATGGCGGTCGATTCCAGCGGCTCGATGAAGCCGCTGGAAAGCCCGATGGCGACGCAGTTCTTGACCCAGGGATTGCGCGTGCGGCCGACCCGGATGGGGATGATGCGCGGCTCCGCCCCCTCGGCCGGCGGCTGCCCGCTGGCGTGCAGATGGGCCAGCAGTTCCGCGCAGGCCTCGTCGTCGCTGCGGTGGGCGGAGGAAAAGACATAGCCGGTGCCGACGCGGTTGTAGAGCGGCACCCGCCAGACCCAGCCGGCGCCCAGCGCCGTGGAGCGGGTCAGGGGTTCGATCTTGCCGGGATCCGGATGAGGGATCTGGATCGCGGCCGCGCGGTCGTTGGCCAGATATTTCGAATAGTCGACGAAGGGCTCTTCCAGCGCCTTGTTGATCAGCATGCCGCGGAAGCCGGTGCAGTCGACGACCAGTTCCACCGGCAGGCGGCCGCGCTCCTTCAGCCGCAAGGCGGCGATGAAGCCGCGATCGTCCTGCTCCACGTCGACCACGTCGTCGCGGAGGTGCGCGACACCGCGCGCCGTGCAGATGTCGCGCAGCAGTTCGGCGAAGAGGCCGGCGTCCAGATGGTAGGCGAAGCCGGGATTCTGCTCCTCCGCCTTGGCGCCGATGGGACGCGGACCCTTGAAGACCCGGGCGAGATCCAGCGCCGCCGTGACGACATCGGAGAAGGGACCGCCTCCGGCGCCGTACTTCAGATAGTAATAGGCGGCCTCGACGCCGCCGATCATACGCCCTTCGTTGAAGGAATTGATGTAGGCGACGCGCTTGCCGTTCTTGTCGGCGTTCCAGTTGTCGAACAGCACGCCAAGCTTGAAGGAGGCGTTGCAGCGCTGGAAGAAGTCCCTCTCGTCGATGCCGGTGTTCCTCAGCAGCATCGGCATGGAGGGAACCGTGGCCTCGCCGACGCCGACGGTCTTCACGCTGGGGGATTCGATGAGAGTGACCTGGAGATCCCGGCCGGCGTCCTTGCCGTCCCGGCTGCGGCAGTAGGTGGCCAGCAGCAGGGCGGTCATCCACCCGGCGGTGCCGCCGCCCACGATCGTGATGGTCTTGATCGGTTGCCCCATCGGCCGTCCCCCTGGCAGATCCCCCCTTGCGGTCCAGTCTCGGGCGGCGGCCGTCCGGTCCGGCCGCCCCGTAGCTGGCCACGTTTCTTGGTTGAAAGAGTGCCCCGATATCGTCGGAGGGTCAATTTCGGCGCCTGCGCAGGGGCCGGACGCCCCAATCCCGGGATTTTATGCCCTGGCGCGGTCCTCCGGCGGCCTCGGCGCCGGTGATGCCCCGGGGCTCATGCCAGGTCTTGGCGTGCCGTCCCGCGGACCGGCGCGCCGGCGGCTCGCGCCGCCCGCATTTTCGCCAGCGTCATGCCCTGCAAGCTTTTTTCGATCTCCTCGGCGAAGCGCGTCACCGCGAAATCGGAGAAGGCCTTCACGCGCGCCGGCAGCAGGCGGCGGTGGGGATACAGCACGCTCAGGGCCACCGGCTCCGGCGGGAAGTTCGCCAGCACCGGGACCAGGCGGCCGTCGCGCAGGTGCTCGGCCACCTCCCACAGCGGCTTCAGCACGATGCCCCGGCCGTCCAGGGCCCAGCCGGTCAGCGTGTCGCCGTCGTCGGCATCGAAACGGCCCTGCACGGAGTAGGTCTTGAGGCCGTCGGGCGTCTGCAGGGTCCAGCGGAACTGCTGGGAGCCGGGAAAGCGCAGCAGCAGGCAGCTGTGGTCCAGCAGGTCCTCCGGCGTCTGTGGCGCGCCTTGCTCCGCAAGATAGGCGGGGGCGGCGCAAAGCAGGCGCTCGCAGTCGGTGATCTTGCGGGCGATGAGCGAGGAGTCGGAGAGGATCGCCATGCGCACGGCAATGTCGACGGATTCGGTCAGCAGGTCCAGCAGGTGCTCGGAGCAGCGCAGTTGCAGCGTCACTTTGGGGTGCAGGGCCTGAAACTCCGGCACCAGGGGCGCCAGGATGCGCCGCGTGAAGCCCAGCGGCGCGGTGACCCGCAAGGAGCCCTGGGGCGCGCCGCCGACCCCCGCCACCACGTTCTCCGCCCGCTCGACCGAAGCCAGGACCTCCTGGCAGGCGGTATAGAAGGCGAGGCCCTGTTCGGTGGGCTGTACGCGCCGGGTGGTGCGGTTGAGGAGGCGAACGCCGAGATGGCTCTCCAGCGCCTGGATGCGATGGCTGACCACGGCCGGCGAAAGGCGCAGCAGGCGGCCCGCGGCGGACATGGAGTCCTGCTCCACCACGCGCACGAAAACCCGCATGTTGTCCAGAAGGGACATGGCCCGCCTGCTTCCCTGTCGCGATCTTATTCTTGCGGTTAGTTTATTTCGTTTTCTTTGAAAGTCATAGCGTCCAGCCTTCCATTCCGCCGCCGCGCGGCCCGCGCTAGCATGAACCGCGGTTGGACGGAATTTCCGTAGGCAGGCGAAGCATTTAGAAAGGGGACGCCATGGCCGGGACCTTGCCGGGGGTGCTTTGGGAATGGGCCGAGATGGCGGTGCGCTGGCTGCACGTCATCGCCGGCATCGCCTGGATCGGCTCCTCCTTCTACTTCATCGCCCTGGATCTGAGCCTGAAGCAGCGGGGGGGCCTGCCGGAGGGGGCCGGCGGCGAGGCCTGGCAGGTCCACGGCGGCGGCTTCTACAACATGGTGAAGTACCTGGTCGCCCCGGCGCGCATGCCCGACGAGTTGACCTGGTTCAAGTGGGAGGCCTACACCACCTGGCTCTCCGGCATGGGCCTGCTGGTGCTGGTCTACTACCTGCAGGCCGAGCTCTTCATGATCGATGCGCAGGTGATGGAGCTGACGCCCTTGGTCGCCGTCGCCGTCAGCCTGGGCGGCCTGGCTCTCGGCTGGATCGTCTACGACCTGCTGTGCCGCTCGCCGCTGGGCCGCAACGATACGGCGCTGGCCTTGGTCGGTTTCGTCTTCCTGGTGGCGCTCTCGTACCTCTTCACCCTGGTCTTCAGCGGGCGCGGCATGTTCATGCAGATGGGCGCGCTCATCGGCACCATGATGGTGGCCAACGTCTTCATGGTCATCATCCCCAACCAGAAGAAGGTGGTGGCCGACCTCATCGCCGGCAGGCAGCCGGACCCCAGGCTGGGCATGCAGGCCAAGCAGCGCTCCCTGCACAACAACTACCTGACCCTGCCGGTGATCTTCGTGATGATCGCCAACCACTACCCCCTGGCCTTCGCCAGCCATTGGAACTGGCTGATCCTCGCCGTGGTGCTGGTGATGGGCGCGATCATCCGCCACTATTTCAACACCAAGCACAAGACCGGCAGGGGCCCCTTATGGACCTGGGGGGCGGCGGCCCTGGGACTCGCCGCCATCGTCTGGCTCTCGGCCCAGCCTGCGACCACTCTCGACCAGGCGACCCTGCCGGAAGAGACCGACCTGGCCGGGCTGAGCCAAGAGGACCTGGGCCTGGAGGTGGAGAACGTGGTGCTGTCGCGCTGTTCCATGTGCCACGCGGCCGAGCCGCTGTGGGAGGGCCTGCGCGTGCCGCCCAAGGGCGTGCTGCTGGAGACGCCGGCGCAGATCCGCGCCCAGGCGCGCAAGATCGAGATGCAGGCCGTCGCGACCCATGCCATGCCGCCGGGCAACATCACCTTCATCGAGGAGGACGAGCGCCGGATCCTCGCCGCCTGGCTCGCCGCCGGGGCCCCGGCTTGGTAGACTTGCCGCCATGACCGCCGTGACACGCGCCCTGCGCGGGCGCCTCCTGACCTTCCGCGACGACCCGGCGACAGCCGGAGACGCAAGCTATACCTACATCGAGGACGGCCTGGTGCTGCTGGCGGGCGGGCGTATCGCCGAGCTGGGGGAGGCCACCGAGCTGCTGGCGCGCTTGCCCGAGGGCGCGGCGGTCGATCACTTTCCCGGCGGCCTCATCCTGCCGGGCTTCATCGACGCTCATATCCACTTTCCCCAGACCCAGGTCATCGCTTCCTATGGCGCGCAGCTCATGGACTGGCTGCAGCGCTACGCCTTCGCCGAGGAGCTGCGCTTCGGCGACAGCGCGCACGCCGCTGCCGTGGCCGGCTTCTTCCTGGACGAACTGGCGCGCAACGGCACCACCACGGCGGCGGTCTACGGCAGCGTTCACCCGCAGGCGGCGGAGGCCTTGTTCACCGAGTCCCACCGCCGCAACACGCGGATGATCGCCGGCAAGGTGCTGATGGACCGCAACGCGCCGGACGGCCTGCTGGATACCGCCCGGAGCGGCTACGACGACTCCAAGGCGTTGATCCAGCGCTGGCACGGCAAAGGACGGCAGCTCTACGCGGTGACGCCGCGCTTCGCCATCACCTCGAGCGAGGCCCAGCTCGAGGCGGCCGGTGCCCTCATGAAAGAGCACCCGGACTGCTACCTGC encodes the following:
- a CDS encoding ABC transporter permease translates to MTFDAVSLILLTVISAATPLLFAALGELVVEKSGVLNLGVEGMMIVGAVAAFAVASGSGSGSLGVLAGAAAGAALAFVFGVLTLTLAANQVATGLALTIFGLGLSSLIGAGYVGIPVPPLAKLAIPGISDLPLAGPLLFGHDALVYLSLAAVAAVAWFLKKSRAGMILRAVGESDISAHSIGYDVIGVRYRAVLFGGAMAGLGGAFLSLSYTPLWAEGMTAGRGWIALALVVFASWRPWRLLAGAYLFGGVTIAQLYTQSAGGLGIPSQVMSMLPYLATILVLTVIAAGPWKGRLNAPACLGKPFRPST
- a CDS encoding BMP family ABC transporter substrate-binding protein, producing the protein MFKDLSRRHFLAGSTAAAGALALGGRTALGADPLKVGFVYVGPVGDFGWTHGHDLGRKAVEKEFGDKVKTTFVENVAEGPDAERVIRQLATSGNKLIFTTSFGFMNQTEKVAKQFPDVKFEHATGFKTAPNMSAYNARFYEGRAVIGTIAGHVTKTGKFGYIASFPIPEVVMGINAFILAARKVRPDAEIKVVWVNSWYDPGKEADATKALIDQGCDVITQHTDSPAPVQTAASRGAWCFGQASDMTTFAPDHHATAILDVWAPYYIERVKAVMDGTWATSNVWYGFKEGMVEMAPYNKKLPAEAVAAAEAVRKDIVAGKLHPFEGPINDQSGAEKIPAGQTIPDGDLLGMDWYVEGVSA
- a CDS encoding tryptophan halogenase family protein yields the protein MGQPIKTITIVGGGTAGWMTALLLATYCRSRDGKDAGRDLQVTLIESPSVKTVGVGEATVPSMPMLLRNTGIDERDFFQRCNASFKLGVLFDNWNADKNGKRVAYINSFNEGRMIGGVEAAYYYLKYGAGGGPFSDVVTAALDLARVFKGPRPIGAKAEEQNPGFAYHLDAGLFAELLRDICTARGVAHLRDDVVDVEQDDRGFIAALRLKERGRLPVELVVDCTGFRGMLINKALEEPFVDYSKYLANDRAAAIQIPHPDPGKIEPLTRSTALGAGWVWRVPLYNRVGTGYVFSSAHRSDDEACAELLAHLHASGQPPAEGAEPRIIPIRVGRTRNPWVKNCVAIGLSSGFIEPLESTAIFMIELSVRWLLAYFPDLDFAATLRDRYNRISNQLYDEVRDFISLHYVLNNRSDSQYWIDAREALETPDSLAANLELWKHTLPTRNDLESTRLFGHRTYHAVLLGKRVYETGYAPPPESARTLNRKLWRDYVKQVRGGFNQAARVLPDHKTLLTSIRGELDPGALPGGAAPRIPAAPGLRGTVPLPGQTPPLAPQISMKRKGV
- a CDS encoding LysR family transcriptional regulator, whose translation is MSLLDNMRVFVRVVEQDSMSAAGRLLRLSPAVVSHRIQALESHLGVRLLNRTTRRVQPTEQGLAFYTACQEVLASVERAENVVAGVGGAPQGSLRVTAPLGFTRRILAPLVPEFQALHPKVTLQLRCSEHLLDLLTESVDIAVRMAILSDSSLIARKITDCERLLCAAPAYLAEQGAPQTPEDLLDHSCLLLRFPGSQQFRWTLQTPDGLKTYSVQGRFDADDGDTLTGWALDGRGIVLKPLWEVAEHLRDGRLVPVLANFPPEPVALSVLYPHRRLLPARVKAFSDFAVTRFAEEIEKSLQGMTLAKMRAARAAGAPVRGTARQDLA
- a CDS encoding urate hydroxylase PuuD, which codes for MAGTLPGVLWEWAEMAVRWLHVIAGIAWIGSSFYFIALDLSLKQRGGLPEGAGGEAWQVHGGGFYNMVKYLVAPARMPDELTWFKWEAYTTWLSGMGLLVLVYYLQAELFMIDAQVMELTPLVAVAVSLGGLALGWIVYDLLCRSPLGRNDTALALVGFVFLVALSYLFTLVFSGRGMFMQMGALIGTMMVANVFMVIIPNQKKVVADLIAGRQPDPRLGMQAKQRSLHNNYLTLPVIFVMIANHYPLAFASHWNWLILAVVLVMGAIIRHYFNTKHKTGRGPLWTWGAAALGLAAIVWLSAQPATTLDQATLPEETDLAGLSQEDLGLEVENVVLSRCSMCHAAEPLWEGLRVPPKGVLLETPAQIRAQARKIEMQAVATHAMPPGNITFIEEDERRILAAWLAAGAPAW
- the guaD gene encoding guanine deaminase, with the protein product MTAVTRALRGRLLTFRDDPATAGDASYTYIEDGLVLLAGGRIAELGEATELLARLPEGAAVDHFPGGLILPGFIDAHIHFPQTQVIASYGAQLMDWLQRYAFAEELRFGDSAHAAAVAGFFLDELARNGTTTAAVYGSVHPQAAEALFTESHRRNTRMIAGKVLMDRNAPDGLLDTARSGYDDSKALIQRWHGKGRQLYAVTPRFAITSSEAQLEAAGALMKEHPDCYLQTHLSENRREIETVHELFPWAESYTHVYERFGLLGARSLFGHCIHLSDRERLLLSESRSVAVFCPTSNLFIGSGLFDLAKAHDPALDLRVGLATDVGGGTSYSMLRTLAEGYKVLQLQHQNLPALLGFYWLTLGNARALQLDDRIGTLEAGREADIVVLDARATPAMAHRAERVETLEEELFLLMTLGDDRAVRATYIAGEKADDRI